A window from Suncus etruscus isolate mSunEtr1 chromosome 18, mSunEtr1.pri.cur, whole genome shotgun sequence encodes these proteins:
- the LOC125995698 gene encoding mamu class II histocompatibility antigen, DR alpha chain, whose amino-acid sequence MKKMRRVPALEVFISIVLMNLQESWAIKEEHVIIQAEYFMQPEDTGEYMFDFDGDEIFHVDRSKKETIWRLKEFENFASFEAQGALANLAVDRTNLDIMMKRSNNTPNINEPPEVSVFTQKPVELGDPNVLICFIDKFSPPAVNVTWLKNGEPVNTGVSETVFLPREDQFFRKFHYLIFLPSTDDVYDCKVDHFGLDKPLLKHWEYEAPITLPETKENVVCALGLIVGLVGIIVGTILIMKGVRKANAGNPQGPL is encoded by the exons ATGAAGAAAATGAGGAGAGTTCCAGCATTGGAAGTTTTCATCAGCATTGTCCTAATGAATCTTCAGGAATCATGGGCTATCAAAG AAGAGCATGTGATCATCCAAGCTGAGTACTTTATGCAGCCTGAAGACACAGGAGAGTATATGTTTGACTTCGATGGAGATGAAATTTTCCATGTGGATCGGAGTAAGAAAGAAACCATCTGGCGACTTAAAGAGTTTGAAAATTTTGCTAGCTTTGAGGCTCAGGGAGCATTGGCCAATTTAGCTGTGGACAGAACCAACCTGGATATCATGATGAAGCGCTCCAACAACACCCCAAATATCAATG AACCTCCAGAGGTGAGTGTGTTTACACAAAAACCAGTGGAACTAGGAGACCCTAACGTCCTCATCTGTTTCATTGACAAGTTCTCCCCACCAGCGGTCAATGTCACCTGGCTTAAAAATGGAGAACCAGTTAACACAGGAGTATCAGAAACAGTCTTCTTGCCCAGAGAAGACCAGTTTTTCCGCAAATTCCACTACCTTATCTTCCTTCCCTCAACTGATGATGTCTATGACTGTAAGGTGGATCATTTTGGTTTAGATAAACCACTTCTCAAGCATTGGG AGTATGAAGCTCCAATCACCTtaccagagacaaaagagaatgtGGTGTGTGCCCTGGGCCTGATTGTGGGTCTTGTGGGCATCATTGTTGGGACCATCCTTATCATGAAGGGAGTTCGCAAAGCCAATGCTGGTAATCCTCAAGGGCCTCTCTAA